A stretch of uncultured Methanobrevibacter sp. DNA encodes these proteins:
- a CDS encoding SAP domain-containing protein, protein MFDDNSYLEKFSLKYSENVPKDYDISEIQFTYDFVFPVLKQDAGIDEAIGGVVKEYKLSEDYLREYFIENKYILNKAKMKDISEQLNEYNTKTLKKILKSHGIKASGKREKIEKRIIDNKLIGNEYYLSSKSKVFYKNKKRRIRIFNQYLSNHYYFREFNEFYMDNYRKKEANIPIEFINIHIKKAMDEKNHESYVLNNQVMAEHFFKKENNRKMLVHVLKNYCMNINPIWKINDLEDHNGVLLETYENLVFLHDNFSKNTIINTFYFIWDSFDFEKIIVTKYDAYRILKDILNLKNLDKINSDLNERFYENEDLKIKHITQKTLFDF, encoded by the coding sequence ATGTTTGATGATAATTCTTATTTAGAAAAGTTTTCGCTTAAATACTCGGAAAATGTTCCCAAAGATTATGACATTTCTGAAATCCAGTTCACATATGATTTTGTCTTTCCAGTTTTAAAACAAGACGCTGGCATTGATGAAGCTATAGGTGGTGTTGTCAAAGAATATAAGTTGTCTGAAGATTATTTGAGAGAATATTTCATTGAAAATAAGTATATATTAAACAAGGCGAAGATGAAAGACATTTCAGAACAGCTCAATGAGTACAATACCAAAACCCTAAAAAAAATCCTGAAAAGTCACGGCATTAAAGCTTCAGGCAAAAGAGAAAAGATAGAAAAGAGAATAATTGACAACAAACTGATTGGAAATGAGTATTATCTCTCATCCAAATCCAAGGTATTTTATAAAAATAAAAAAAGAAGAATAAGGATTTTCAATCAATATCTCTCCAATCATTATTATTTCCGGGAATTCAATGAATTTTATATGGACAACTATAGGAAAAAAGAGGCCAATATTCCAATTGAATTCATTAACATTCATATCAAAAAGGCAATGGATGAAAAAAATCATGAAAGCTATGTCTTAAACAATCAGGTGATGGCTGAACACTTCTTCAAAAAGGAGAACAACAGAAAAATGCTTGTGCATGTCCTGAAAAACTATTGCATGAACATAAATCCAATATGGAAAATCAATGACCTGGAAGACCATAATGGCGTTCTTTTGGAGACATATGAAAATTTGGTATTTCTGCATGATAATTTCAGCAAGAATACAATTATAAATACATTTTATTTTATTTGGGATTCATTTGATTTTGAAAAGATAATAGTAACAAAATATGATGCATATAGGATATTGAAAGACATTTTGAACTTAAAGAATCTCGATAAGATTAACAGTGATTTGAATGAACGTTTTTATGAAAATGAAGATTTAAAGATTAAACATATAACCCAAAAAACATTATTTGATTTTTAA